The DNA sequence TGAAAAATATCTTTTACAATAAGCGGAGCAAGCCCCATTGACGGTTCATCCAGAAGAAGGAGCCTGGGTTTTCTGATAAGAGCCATTGCAAGTGCAAGCATCTGTTGCTCCCCTCCGCTCAGAGTGCCTGAATACTGTGATTTTCTCTCCCTTAGCAGAGGAAATATTTCATACATCTCTTCTATGGCTTTTGTGAGGGCTTTTCTGCCTTCTCGACGATAAATAAGGTTACCGCCTATCATGAGGTTTTCAACAACCTTCATTGGCCTGAAAATCTGTCTGCCTTCTGGAACCATAGCAATTCCGGTGCCCACCCTTTTTTCCGCGCACACGCCTTTTATTTCTTTGCCCATAAACGTGATGGATCCGCCGGAAACTAAATGCAGGCCGCTAATTGATCTGAGGGTGGTGGTTTTTCCGGCACCATTTGCGCCTATGAGCGTGACTATCTCTCCTTCTTTTACGTGGAGAGACACATTTTTAAGAACATGCACAAGGCCATAATGACAATTTATATTTACTATTTTAAGCATTCAGCATTTCCATGATTCATTCCTGAATGAGACATAAAGACTCACTCACCAAGATAAGCCCTTATCACATCGGGATTTCTCTGAACCTCGGCAGGCGTTCCCCAAGCAATCCTGGTACCGAAATTAACCACAGCCACGAAATCGGAAATCTCCATAACAAGCTCCATATCATGTTCCACAAGCATGACTGTTGTACCCATTGCTTTGATTTTTTCTATCATGCTTCCCATCCTGAAGGTTTCCCTCGTATTAAGACCTGAAGCAGGCTCATCAAGAAGTATAAGATCAGGCTCCATGGCAAGGGCCCTTGCAAGCTCAAGGAGCCTCTGGCTGCCAAGCGGAAGGCTTCCTGCATTATTACAAGCCTCGGATGTAAGGCCTGTGAATTCGAGCCATTTTTCAGCATTCTCTTTTATCTTGCGCTCTTCACCTCTAAGGACAGGAGGAAAAAAAGACGAAAGGAAAAATCCTGACTTTGATTTCAGATGCCTGCCTGCCATTACGTTTTCAAGAACTGACATGCCTGGAAAAATCTGAATATTCTGAAAGGTTCTGGCTATACCGAGCGAAGCAATCTGGTGCGGTTTAAGGCCTTTGGTTGAAATTTCATTAAACGTGATAACGCCTGAATCAGGCATGACATAGCCTGTTATCATATTAAAAAGCGTTGTCTTGCCTGCTCCGTTTGGCCCTATGACAGATGAAACCGAGCCTTTTGGTATTGCAAGATCAAGCCCGTTAACTGCCAGAAGTCCGCCAAAAGATTTACAGACTGATTCAATATATAATATATATTCAGACACTATAAGTGAAGCCTTCCAAATCCCAGAATTTTAAAACGTAAATGCAGTTATTCAAAATAAATTTCATGCAGACTTGCGTGTTTTTATCACAGAGCTCTTTAACGAGTTCTTTATTTTAACCAGACCGCCGGCAAGACCGTCAGGAAGAAAAAGCATTATAACAAGCAATATTCCGCCGTAAACAAGAGTATTGTAATCAGTCTTATATGAAACACCCATGATCGAGAAATTCTCACCTATAAATGAAAGAGCCTCAGGCAACAGTGAAAGAACGACCGATCCTATCACAGCACCCCATATCTGGTGCATGCCTCCGACAGCTACCATGGTGACAAGAAGAACAGAGTGCATTACATCAAAAGGTTCAGGATCAATATAAGCCATATAATGAGCATAAAGACTCCCGGAGATTGAAGCATAAAGAGCGCTTAGTGCAAATATCTGAATCTTGTAGATGGAAGTATTGATACCGATTGACGAAGCAGCTGCCTCACTTCCCTGAATAGACTTAAGAGCACGCCCTATTCTAGAATTGATAAGATTCAGCGCAAAAAAAATGCCCAAGAGTGCAATTGCCCAGCATAAATAATATTGCTTGAGATCTGAGTCAAGTTCAAAGCCCAAAAGGCTTATTGAAGGAATACCGCTTATACCCTGGGGGCCGCCGGTAATATCAACGGCAGCAACAGCGACCGTATGAATTATTGCACCGAATCCGAGGGTTGCCATGGCAAGATAATGCCCTTTCAATCTAAGTGCCGGGCCACCTAAAACAAATGCCACAAATACTGAAATAACAGCGGAAACAGCCATACCAACAAAAGGAGACAGACCAAACATTGTCGTGCAGATCCCTGTCCCGTATGCACCAAGGGCATTAAAGGCTGCATGACCTATGGAAATCTGCCCTGCATAACCGGAAAGCAGGCATAAGCCTGTGCATGTCAGACAATTAAGGGCTGAAAAAATCAAAATACCCTGATAATAGCTTCCTGAAACAAAAAAAGGAATAACAGCAACCCCGATTGCAAGGCAAATTAAAAGAGCGTAATTTCTGAAAACATCTGTCATAAAAATCCGAAAAAACTTAATTATAAATTATAAATTGCAAGAACAGTATGTTAGCAATTCCATAGTTCCAAAATACAAAACAAAGACTATGCTCAATTGTCGGTTGCGGCTTGGAAGACATAGCCGAAGCATTTAAATGCTCAATAAATAAGAACCATTGCCAGAAAGCGCAAACCGTAAAGTTTTTGCGGAACTTTTTCCAAAAAGCGACCCGCCAGGGGCACACGCATCTGGTGCGCAAGCCTTAGAGCTTGAGCAGACTACGATTATGCAATTTTACCATACAAGACAAAAAAAGCCTGCTAAATTTCCCTTGTCCCTTTAGCGCCTGCGCCGCCCATCAGCCCGGATGGTTTTATGAAAAGAACCATAATCAGAATTATAAGTGCCATTGCATCCATATAATGGGAAGAAATGTAACCGCCTCCCATGGCCTCAAGAATCCCCAAAAGAAGCCCGGCTAAAACACCGCCGAAACTGCTTCCAAGACCTCCTGCCACAGCGGCTCCGAATCCTTTTAGCCCAAGAATGGCTCCTCGACCGTAATCCATCTGGATAATAGGTGTAATTATAATTCCTGCAACCGCGCCTGCACCGGCTGAGAGAGCAAAGGACAGCATTACCATGAATCTGTCGTTAATACCCGCAAGTTTTGCTGAATCACGATTTATTGAGCAGGCGCGCATACTCTTGCCCGTCATTGTATATTTGAAAAAAAAGCCCTGAAGAATCACGATAATGAAAAGAATAGCCATAATCCACAATGTTTGGGGAAGAAGCAGAGCTCCCAAAACCTTAAGAGGCTCATCTCCTGAAAAATGCTTCATATAATGGGAACCCTTGCCCCAGAAACACATGGCAAGGCCCTTCATAATGATTGAAACAGCAATTGTTATTATTATCAGCTGAAGCCCTGTGGGATTTTTAACTGGGTTTATTGTCAGCCTCTCCATGAGTATTCCGACAATCATTGCAAAAATGACGGCTAAAAAGAATGACGGCAGAACCGGCATTCCCAAAGACATGGTCAAGGTTACCATCATCAGGCCGCCGTAAACAACAAACTCGCCCTGGGCAAAATTTATTACGCCGGTGGAGTTGTAAATAATATTGTACCCCATGGCCACAAGCGCATAAATACAGCCGCGCTGTATGCCCATAAAGATATACTGTATAAAATCCGGCCAAAATGATGGTTCCATGATTTAAATTAAGCCCTGCCCTTTTACTTATTATTCCAGCCTACTCACCAAGAACTACGAACTGGCCATTTTTAACGGTAAGCATCTCAAAGGCGTTCTTGTCAAGTCCGTTATGGTCTGCGGCAGAAAATTTAAACTGACCACCGGTTCCTGTAAACTGGGCTGTTTCAATGTAATCCCTGATCTTGGCAGGATCGTCACCAACTGCCTCTATAGCCTTGACCACAAGCCAGAGCCCGTCATAGGCATGCCCGCCGAATGTGCTTACGTGGTCTTTATATTTAGCTTCATAAGCGGTCTTATATTCATTAAGAACAGCCTTCTGGGGATGACCGTCAGGAAGGGTCGAAACAGCCATTACCCTGCCAGCAGGGAACACAAGACCCTCGGCAGCATCTCCTGCTGCTTCGGCGTATTTCACATTTGCGAATCCATGGCTTTGATAAAGAGGAATGCTCATTTTTAGCTGTTTCATATTTTTAGGAACTATGGACTGGGCAGGAACTATTGACCAATTAACGGCAGCCTCGGCTCCGGCTTTCTGAATTTTCAGAAGCTGTGCTGTCATGTCTGTATCAGACGGATTATAGGTCTCGTCACTTACTATCTGAAGACCGAATTCAGAGGCCATTTCAGTAAGTTTTTTACGTCCGGCATTTCCGAAACCATTTGTGGCTGTCAGAATGCCGACTTTTTTAATGCCTTTCTTGTTCATATTTTCATAGATTCTTCTGACAGCATCACTATCGTTCTGTCCCATTTTGAAGATCCACTTACGCTCGCTTGCAGGTTTTGTAATTTCCTCTGCAGCAGCACAGGAAAGAAGAGGAACAGGTGTTTCCATCTTCTGAATAACCGGGATAACCGCCATTGTCGTGCCGCTTTCAGATGGCCCGATGATTGCGCAGACCTTGTCCTTCTGAACAAGTTTTTTTACAGCATTAACGGTTCTTGTATTGTCGCCCTGATTATCTTCGATAAAAAGTGAAATCTTACGGCCTTTTATTCCGCCTTTTGCATTTATTTCATCTGCGATCATTTCAACTGTCTTTTTCTGGGGTTCTCCAAGCCAGGAAGTATTTCCTGTCACAGAAAAAACACAGCCTATTTTATAGTCATTATCTGCTGCAATGACGCTGGAACCAAATCCTAACGTAAAAACAGCCGTCATTAAAAAAAATGAAGCCGAAAAACCCATAAGACTTTTTTTCACTGTCCCCTCCAGTTTACATGCTTAATAGTTTGTCATTCTCCAGGACATTATATCCTGCCTTCGTAATTACCCGCACAGCCTCGTCCAGATCATCAAACCTGAAAATGATGATGGCCTGGCCAAGAATTTTTTCAACAAAAACATACATATACTCTACGTTAAGCCCTGATTTCTCTATAGAAACCAAGAGTTTGCCAAGAGCGCCCGGAGTATCGGGAATCTCGACCGCAATAACCTCGGTAATATGAACCGTGAACCCGCAGTCTTTTAATGCCTGCCTGCCTTTTTCAACGTCATTGACAATAAGTCTGAGTATTCCAAAATCGGAAGTATCTGCAAGAGACATGGCCCGGATATTTACGGCAGCATCACCCAGGGTTGTAGTAATCTCGGCAAGCCGCCCCGACCTGTTCTCCAAAAATATTGAAAGCTGCTTTACTTTCATCCAACCTCCAGGAAATATACTGTTCATATTGATAAAGCCGTATTCATCAGCCTGACACCCCCTTCTTCAATACAATTATCATAAGGATTATCAGTCAGCAAAATCGGCGGCATTTTAAATAGGATATGGTATGCCGCGCATACCTTCTGTCTCGTCAAAACCGCACATTATATTCATATTCTGTACAGCCTGTCCAGATGCGCCCTTCACAAGATTATCGATTACTGAAACAATAATCAGGCGGCCAGTCCTTGAATCAAGCTTAAATCCTATATCACAGAAATTGGTTCCCCTGACATGCGCAACATCAGGAATATCCCCTTCCTTGCGTATCCTTACAAACGGTTTGTCTTTGTAAAAATCTGAAAGACACTCAAAAACACCGAAAGAAGTGACAGAATCCTTTGCTGCCGAATAAATGGTTGAGAGCATACCCCTTGAAATAGGCAAAAGATGCGGCACAAAAGTAATGTTCACATCATAACCGGCTTCTCTTGAAATAATCTGCTCAATTTCCGGAGAATGTCTGTGGTTTGCAACCTTATAAGCATTAAATGCCTCATTTGCCTCACAAAAATGTGCCCTCATTGAAAGGGATCGTCCAGCTCCGCTGACTCCTGATTTTGAATCTGCTATTACTGTTTCAGGAACAATGAATCCCGCCCTTACAAGAGGAATTAGAGGCAAAAGAATACTTGTAGGATAACAGCCTGGATTGCCAACAAGATCCGCGCAGGCTATTTCCTCTTTATAAACTTCTGAAAGCCCATAAACCGCAGATTCAAGCAGATCAGGAGCAGAATGAGCCTGATAAGCCGCTTCATAAACACTTTTATCCTTAAACCTGAAATCAGCAGACAGATCTATGATCTTTTTCCCTGCTTTTAAAATATCAGGGACCAGGCCCATGGGAAGATGATGAGGCAATGCCATAAAAACGACATCCGCAGACTCAATAATTCTATCAAGCCTGTATTCTTCACATGTAAGATTGATCAATCCTGAAAGAGCGGGGTAAATATCTGAAAAAGCAACCCCCTGGTACTGCCTTGAGGTTATAAGTTCAACAGTTGCATTCGGATGGGATGCAAGAATCCTCACAAGTTCCGCGCCTGTATATCCTGTGGCACCAATTATTGCGGCCTTAAGCATATATATAAAGTCTCCGGTTCTATTTATATAAGGTAAACCAAATCCACATTTCCCTTAAGCAACTGCCAAGCATTTATTGCAGGGATAACAAAAACATACATTAAACACTATGTTTAATTGCCTAAGAACTAAAACATTTCCCCAATACCTGTTATTCAATTATCTGGGAAATGATTCGGGAAGAAATGATTATCAAAGGTTACAGTGCTTTTCAAGGTTATTTGCTGCTTCATACCTGTAGCGTTACTTGTTTGGTGCTTTTGCAAAGACATAACAGTATTGCAATAAGAAAATGAGAAATAATAATTTTGCGAAACATAAAGGCCTTTTTATTTTAATCAAGTTAATAATCTGAAAATATTAATTAAATACTCACACACAGCTAATATTATCCGCACAAATATTATGGATAAAAAATTATTGCGATGCAAAATTTTGCCTTGACAATTAGATCATCGCTGCTAATATTGTTGCCATACAGCATTAATATAACTCATCTTTAGACAAAAAAAATAATAATAAAGAATCCAGGAGGATACCGCCATGATGAAAAGTTTTGAACCAGGAAAAATGGTAAAACAGGTAATTGAATTCCAGAAAACAGCTTTTGAAAACTCTTTCAGCGCCATGGTGATGATCCAGGGCCAGACTGAAAAACTTGCTGATCAGTTTATCACAAAAAACAGCCTTATCCCTGAAGAAGGCCAGAAAATAATAAATGAATGGCGTCTTTCTTTCAAAAAAGGCCGCGACGATTTCAAAAAATCTATCGATGAAAACTTCAAAAGAATGGAATCTTTCGTAGAAGAATCATCTGATTCATCAAAGTCAAAATCAGCAAAATAATAAAATTTAAGGCTGATGGGTGATTGACTTGCGGCCGGGAGTATAAAGTGGAGGATTTTAATATGCAGCAGCCTGAATTCATGAAACTCATGATTGATTTCAATAAGACTTCATTCGAAAACACATTCAACGGTATTAAAGGCATGCAGGAGCAGACTGAGAAAATGATTCTCAGCATGATCGAAAAGCAGCCTGCACTGCCAGAACCAGTAAAAAAATCTGTTCTCGACTGGGTTGACACTATGAAAAAGAGCCGCGAAGAATTCAAAGCAACGATGGACAGCAACTATAAAAAACTCAAAGAGTTTTTTTAATGCCGAGTTGATTGAATAATTACCCTCTCTTTCAGTTTTAACGATCAGTCAAAAAAATTATAAAGCAATACTACGGCGGCCTGCTTTTTATTAAAAGCGTCCGCCGTTGTTTTTCAAACCTTAATAAGACTATGAGGCCATTTAATGGATAAAAATATGTGGGACAACTACTTCAAGTTCATGAAACCTGAAACAGCCAGCTCAAACGAAATAAATGCATGGCTCCAGAACACAATGCATTATATGGATGATTTCATGACTTTTTCAAAAAAAGTCTGTGAAATGAAGGCAACACCTGACGATATAATGCTACTCTGGGAAAACTCGTCAAAAAAAATTCAGGGGTCTATGTCAGACTGTATGAAGATGTTCGGAATGGCTGACAATTCTGAATCTGAAGAAACAGAGAAAAAGCTTGCCGCAGCTAATAAAACGATTGAAGACCAGAAGAAAAAGATAAAGGATCAGGACAAAGATATTTCTGCGCAAAAAAAAGAAGCGGATAAACTGAATCAGCTTCTTGCAGATAAAGACAAAGAAATATCAGCCCAGAAAAAAGACGTCGATAAGCTCAATCAGCTTCTTGCAGACCAGAAAAAAGAAATATCAAAACTTCAGCAGACCATAGCATCTCTGGAAGCAGCAGCAGTAAAAGCTGCGACCCCAAAAACCAACCAGTAAACCATCAAAAAACCGGGCCGGTTTATAGAGACAATAACAAACTGTCAAAATAAAACGGCCTGAATTTTTCTTATCTCAATTCTTAAAAAACATCATCATTGACAAGGTCGCAAAAAAGCAAGATCCCCGTCATTCCGGCGAAGGCCGGAATCCAGAAGTGGCTGAAACTACAAAGATGCCTGATCAAGACCGGCATGATGCCGACGCCTTTTTCTGACTTTTTGAGGCTTCATCATAATTAATGAGCGCAGCCACCTTCATGGTCATGACCGGAACATACAAAACCAGGCATGAATTCCATGAGTGAGTTTGATCTGAAAAGCTCAAGATTTTTTAAAACTGTTCCGCCTTCTGATCTGAAAACCTTAATTCCAAGGGATCTTAGACCATTCAGTGCCCCCTGACCAATGCCACCTGAAACAACTGCGTCCACTTTATTTCCGCCTAGGGCTTTCATTGGATTGCATTTATTATGTGCATGGCCAAGATCATTATTGCCTATTTCTTCAAAGGAACCTGATTCAGAATCAACAACTATGAATTTTTCTGCAGAACCGAAGTGCCCGAAGACTTCGCTGTTCAAATCTGAACCTGAGTTAACCGGGAATGCAATTTTCATTTAAAGAATCCTTTTATCAGCTTTCTTCTAAAATCAATGTTTGTCTTGAAAAAGGCTATGCGCCGCAGCACTTCTTGTATTTTTTGCCGCTGCCGCAAGGACAAGGCTCGTTTCTTCCCACTTTTGCAACTTCTCTTTTAAACTGCTTTGGAATAACGGGTTTCCCGTCAAGAAAATACCAAATACCGTTTGCTTTTTCAAAAAGAGCAAGTTCATGGTGGGATTCTTTTTTATCCTTTTTTGCATAATGGGCCAGAAATTCAATCTGACCTTTATCATCGCCTGCGCCGCCAAGATTGACATCAAGAATTTCAAGATTCAGCCAGTCTGATTTCTCGGCCCATTTTCTTGTTCCTTCAGAGTCATAATGGGCTCTCTGGCTAGGGTGAGTTGTGGCATAGAGATACTCAAGCTCAACCTTGGTATATGCAGTATATCTTGATCTTAAAAGCTCTTCTGCTGTTGCGGCCTTTCTCTGATCCTGAATAAGCGGTTCGCAGCACTCTGTGTATCCTTTTCCTGAACCGCATGGACAAATTTCCATCTTTCTGCTCCTTAAAATAGAGATTAATCAAAGCCAAAAAACAAAAGCATGTTTTTTTTATTAGATTGGCGTTTAATTTTCAAGTTTCAAAATCATAAATCATATGGGGTAAGACTCTCATACCCGCCTTCAGTTACTACAACCGTCTGCTCGAACTGTGCGGACAGAGACCCGTCCTTGGTTTTTGCAGTCCATTGATCCCTTAAAACGTAAAGATCATGTCCGCCAATATTTATCATTGGCTCGACAGTAAAAACCATACCAGGCACAAGTGGAGTCCCGGTTCCTTTTCTGCCGTAATGCATAATCTGGGGTGATTCATGGAAATCATAACCTATTCCGTGACCGACGTATTCACGCACGACAGAACACCCTTGTCCCTCGGCATAAACCTGGATGGCGTTTCCGATATCACCTGTGGTACTTCCGGGCCTGACGACCGAAAGCCCTCTTTTGAGACTTTCCCTTGCCACATTGACTATCTTAACCGCATCAGGTTCAGGAGTTCCTACGAAGTATGTAATATTGGCATCAGCATAATATCCGTCAAGGATAGTTGTTACATCCACATTTACTATATCACCGTCTTTAAGAATATAATCTCCTGGAATACCGTGACAGATCACATCATTTACAGACACACATACACTTTTAGGGAAGCCGCGGTAATTTAAAGGTGCGGGTTTCCCTCCATTTTTTACAGTGAACTCATGAACTATGGTGTTTATTTCATCCGTAACCATTCCAGGTCTGAGCTGAGACTCTACAAGTCTCTGGGTTTCCATTACAAGAATCCCGGCTTTCCGAATACCTTCAATGGCCTTTTCATCTTTAAGTTTTATGCCGTATTTTCTTGCATAAAGAAGCTTAAGATCAACAACAGGTGCCACTCTGGTCTTGCCGGAAAGACAACATTTTTTGTATTTGAGGCCACTTCCGCATGGGCAGTCATCATTCCTACCAGGTTTCTCCGAATTATTCTGCAAGGCCAGTCTCTCCTTTTTAACTTTGTTTTTTTCAAAATTTTTATTACCTATATCAGCATTACAACTAAAACAATAAAAAAGCAGCCAATAAAAGCCATGATGTACAACATCGAATCTAAATTACCTATGGTATCAGACAAGTTTTCTATTTCCATGAAAAGGCAGAGACCTGACAAGGAAATATCAGGAAGCCCTGAAAGAACTGACTTCAGATGTGTGATCGAATCAGATGACGGAGGCCTGTTTCTCATTGAATGCTTTGATCTGTCAAAGAGCAAAAGAAAACAGATCATAGCCGAAACAATTAACAGACTAAACATCCACGGCCTTAAAAAAACAATCCCATACGAAAAATCATTGGACGGAAGTTTTCTTTTTACCGAAAGCGGTTTAGTGTGGCAAATATGCAGATTTATTGAATCAGATAATATCGTCAGGCCTGACTATATTTTTCTACCTGAAATAGGCGCGGTGTTTGCTGACTTCATAATTGATCTAAACAGGATCAGCAGAAAAATTGACCTGAACAGCGCAGATCTTCCATTTTTTTCAATCAAAAAATACATAGTTTCAATATTCAGTCAGATTAACACACATAACCCGGAAATTATTCCCGGTATAAAGCCTGTATATGACTTCCTCAAAGCCGAATTTTTCGAAAAGCACTGTTTGCTTAAGGAAGGATTCTGCCACGGCGACATTCATCCCATGAATGCAATATGGAAAAACAATGAAATTATCGCGGTGATTGACTGGGAGTTCATGGGAATCAAACCAGAAATATATGACCTTGCAAATCTTCTTGGGTGCATTGGGATAGAAGATCCTAATGCGCTTGGCGGGAACCTTGTAAATGAGTTGATAGGAAAGCTCAAGAAATCTGGTATTTATGGGAATGAATCCTGGGACATTCTTATTGAATTTGTCATTGCCGTCAGATTCGGATGGCTTTCTGAATGGTTAAGAAAAAAAGATACGGAAATGATTCATCTTGAAACAGATTTCATGAATCTGCTTTTGAATTATAGCAAAGACATAAAATCACACTGGAACACAATCAGAGGAGAAAACTAATGGATCTTACAGGCAAAAAAGTGATTATTCTTGTAGAGCAGCAGTTCAATGATCATGAGTTCTGGTACCCTTATTACAGAATGCTTGAGGCAGGCGCCGGCGTGACCATTGTCGGCTCAGGCACAGCCATCGATTATAAGGGCAAGGATGGCACACAGACCAAATCGGACAAATCAGCCGACCAGATCAATCCTTCTGACTTTGACGCCATAATCATCCCAGGCGGATTCGCCCCTGATTTCATGAGAAGAAACAAAGCCATGGTAAATCTTGTAAAAATCATGTCAGAAAGCGGAAAAACCGTTGCAGCAATCTGTCACGCAGGCTGGATGCTGGCTTCGGCAA is a window from the Desulforegula conservatrix Mb1Pa genome containing:
- the map gene encoding type I methionyl aminopeptidase produces the protein MQNNSEKPGRNDDCPCGSGLKYKKCCLSGKTRVAPVVDLKLLYARKYGIKLKDEKAIEGIRKAGILVMETQRLVESQLRPGMVTDEINTIVHEFTVKNGGKPAPLNYRGFPKSVCVSVNDVICHGIPGDYILKDGDIVNVDVTTILDGYYADANITYFVGTPEPDAVKIVNVARESLKRGLSVVRPGSTTGDIGNAIQVYAEGQGCSVVREYVGHGIGYDFHESPQIMHYGRKGTGTPLVPGMVFTVEPMINIGGHDLYVLRDQWTAKTKDGSLSAQFEQTVVVTEGGYESLTPYDL
- a CDS encoding type 1 glutamine amidotransferase domain-containing protein; translated protein: MDLTGKKVIILVEQQFNDHEFWYPYYRMLEAGAGVTIVGSGTAIDYKGKDGTQTKSDKSADQINPSDFDAIIIPGGFAPDFMRRNKAMVNLVKIMSESGKTVAAICHAGWMLASAKILKGKKATSFFAIRDDMENAGAIWMDEEVVIDGKLVTSRTPADLPAFMKAVLKSISA
- a CDS encoding ABC transporter ATP-binding protein produces the protein MLKIVNINCHYGLVHVLKNVSLHVKEGEIVTLIGANGAGKTTTLRSISGLHLVSGGSITFMGKEIKGVCAEKRVGTGIAMVPEGRQIFRPMKVVENLMIGGNLIYRREGRKALTKAIEEMYEIFPLLRERKSQYSGTLSGGEQQMLALAMALIRKPRLLLLDEPSMGLAPLIVKDIFQTISMLNKETGLTVLLVEQNANAALNIAHRGYALETGKIILEDTASSLKMNPEVTRAYLGKEKREIWE
- a CDS encoding ACT domain-containing protein — protein: MKVKQLSIFLENRSGRLAEITTTLGDAAVNIRAMSLADTSDFGILRLIVNDVEKGRQALKDCGFTVHITEVIAVEIPDTPGALGKLLVSIEKSGLNVEYMYVFVEKILGQAIIIFRFDDLDEAVRVITKAGYNVLENDKLLSM
- a CDS encoding YchJ family protein, with the protein product MEICPCGSGKGYTECCEPLIQDQRKAATAEELLRSRYTAYTKVELEYLYATTHPSQRAHYDSEGTRKWAEKSDWLNLEILDVNLGGAGDDKGQIEFLAHYAKKDKKESHHELALFEKANGIWYFLDGKPVIPKQFKREVAKVGRNEPCPCGSGKKYKKCCGA
- a CDS encoding phosphotransferase, giving the protein MMYNIESKLPMVSDKFSISMKRQRPDKEISGSPERTDFRCVIESDDGGLFLIECFDLSKSKRKQIIAETINRLNIHGLKKTIPYEKSLDGSFLFTESGLVWQICRFIESDNIVRPDYIFLPEIGAVFADFIIDLNRISRKIDLNSADLPFFSIKKYIVSIFSQINTHNPEIIPGIKPVYDFLKAEFFEKHCLLKEGFCHGDIHPMNAIWKNNEIIAVIDWEFMGIKPEIYDLANLLGCIGIEDPNALGGNLVNELIGKLKKSGIYGNESWDILIEFVIAVRFGWLSEWLRKKDTEMIHLETDFMNLLLNYSKDIKSHWNTIRGEN
- a CDS encoding branched-chain amino acid ABC transporter permease; translated protein: MTDVFRNYALLICLAIGVAVIPFFVSGSYYQGILIFSALNCLTCTGLCLLSGYAGQISIGHAAFNALGAYGTGICTTMFGLSPFVGMAVSAVISVFVAFVLGGPALRLKGHYLAMATLGFGAIIHTVAVAAVDITGGPQGISGIPSISLLGFELDSDLKQYYLCWAIALLGIFFALNLINSRIGRALKSIQGSEAAASSIGINTSIYKIQIFALSALYASISGSLYAHYMAYIDPEPFDVMHSVLLVTMVAVGGMHQIWGAVIGSVVLSLLPEALSFIGENFSIMGVSYKTDYNTLVYGGILLVIMLFLPDGLAGGLVKIKNSLKSSVIKTRKSA
- a CDS encoding branched-chain amino acid ABC transporter permease codes for the protein MGIQRGCIYALVAMGYNIIYNSTGVINFAQGEFVVYGGLMMVTLTMSLGMPVLPSFFLAVIFAMIVGILMERLTINPVKNPTGLQLIIITIAVSIIMKGLAMCFWGKGSHYMKHFSGDEPLKVLGALLLPQTLWIMAILFIIVILQGFFFKYTMTGKSMRACSINRDSAKLAGINDRFMVMLSFALSAGAGAVAGIIITPIIQMDYGRGAILGLKGFGAAVAGGLGSSFGGVLAGLLLGILEAMGGGYISSHYMDAMALIILIMVLFIKPSGLMGGAGAKGTREI
- a CDS encoding ABC transporter ATP-binding protein, translating into MSEYILYIESVCKSFGGLLAVNGLDLAIPKGSVSSVIGPNGAGKTTLFNMITGYVMPDSGVITFNEISTKGLKPHQIASLGIARTFQNIQIFPGMSVLENVMAGRHLKSKSGFFLSSFFPPVLRGEERKIKENAEKWLEFTGLTSEACNNAGSLPLGSQRLLELARALAMEPDLILLDEPASGLNTRETFRMGSMIEKIKAMGTTVMLVEHDMELVMEISDFVAVVNFGTRIAWGTPAEVQRNPDVIRAYLGE
- a CDS encoding NifB/NifX family molybdenum-iron cluster-binding protein, with product MKIAFPVNSGSDLNSEVFGHFGSAEKFIVVDSESGSFEEIGNNDLGHAHNKCNPMKALGGNKVDAVVSGGIGQGALNGLRSLGIKVFRSEGGTVLKNLELFRSNSLMEFMPGFVCSGHDHEGGCAH
- the argC gene encoding N-acetyl-gamma-glutamyl-phosphate reductase, which translates into the protein MLKAAIIGATGYTGAELVRILASHPNATVELITSRQYQGVAFSDIYPALSGLINLTCEEYRLDRIIESADVVFMALPHHLPMGLVPDILKAGKKIIDLSADFRFKDKSVYEAAYQAHSAPDLLESAVYGLSEVYKEEIACADLVGNPGCYPTSILLPLIPLVRAGFIVPETVIADSKSGVSGAGRSLSMRAHFCEANEAFNAYKVANHRHSPEIEQIISREAGYDVNITFVPHLLPISRGMLSTIYSAAKDSVTSFGVFECLSDFYKDKPFVRIRKEGDIPDVAHVRGTNFCDIGFKLDSRTGRLIIVSVIDNLVKGASGQAVQNMNIMCGFDETEGMRGIPYPI
- a CDS encoding ABC transporter substrate-binding protein, whose amino-acid sequence is MKKSLMGFSASFFLMTAVFTLGFGSSVIAADNDYKIGCVFSVTGNTSWLGEPQKKTVEMIADEINAKGGIKGRKISLFIEDNQGDNTRTVNAVKKLVQKDKVCAIIGPSESGTTMAVIPVIQKMETPVPLLSCAAAEEITKPASERKWIFKMGQNDSDAVRRIYENMNKKGIKKVGILTATNGFGNAGRKKLTEMASEFGLQIVSDETYNPSDTDMTAQLLKIQKAGAEAAVNWSIVPAQSIVPKNMKQLKMSIPLYQSHGFANVKYAEAAGDAAEGLVFPAGRVMAVSTLPDGHPQKAVLNEYKTAYEAKYKDHVSTFGGHAYDGLWLVVKAIEAVGDDPAKIRDYIETAQFTGTGGQFKFSAADHNGLDKNAFEMLTVKNGQFVVLGE